ACACTGCATCGTTGAGCCCTTTTCGAAGGCTCTCCACACTCCCGCGCCGATGCCGTACACTCAAATCGCCCCACAATGATCGTCCCGGCCTCCAACCTGCGGCGTAGGCGTTCTTCCAGCGGCTGGACTGCGTTGCGCCGTCTCGCCGGCATCGTCCTGGTCGTCGCGCTCGCCTGGAGCGTCTACGTCTACCACCAGATCGCCCAAGTCGCACACCACGATGACGCCCAGCCCGCCGATGCCATCGCCGTCTTCGGCGCAGCGGAGTATCTGGGCCGCCCCTCGCCGGTTCTTCATGCGCGCCTCGACCACGCCGTCGATCTCTATCGCAAGCAGATTGCCCCGCTCATCATCACCCTTGGCGGCGGTAGCGACCGCGACTCCGGCAACACCGAAGGTGCCGTCGGCCGTGACTATCTCCTCGCCAACGGAGTCCCCTTCGGCAACATCATCGCCGAGACCCGCTCCACCGATACTGAGCAGCAGGTCCGCCGCCTCGCGGCCATTGCGCGCGACAACAACCTCCATCACGTCGTCGTCGTCTCTGACGGCACTCATCTCTTCCGTATCCGCGAGCTCTGCAGCGACGCTGGCCTCGACGTCTACACCTCGCCGCGCCCCGCGCTCGGCCACATCAGCAGCTACGACCTCGCCATGCGCTACTTCCACGAGATCATCAGCTACACCATGGTGCGGCTCCACCTCGATGAAAGCTGGCTTCACTGGGTCGAGGGTAAAGAGGACTTCTAACGCGTCAGCGCCTGTGCCAGCAGTGCAGCAAACAGAGTCGAAGCGAAGTTCACCAGGTCATTTCCCATCCATCCTCGCCGCTCGACCGTAGCTCCCAGCAGGCTGTCGAAGAGCAACCCTGCACAGGCCGCCCCCATCACGGCAGCCTTATTCGGCCACAGTGCATGGTGCATAGCGCCGATCGCCACGATCGCTCCTGCGGCGACGACTCCGGCCACTGTTCCCCACATGCTCACACCTCCATCGGTGCCGGCTGGCACCGGCTTCAGCGTCGTGATCAGGAGCGCCCTGCCTCCCACAGCCTGCCCGATCTCCGAAGAGACCGTATCTGCCGTCGCCTCGGCCAGCGCCGCGATGCATCCCTCATATCGCCCCGCAGCGGCAAACAGAGCCGCGACTCCGAGGTTCGCCGCAATCTGCGACGCCTTCCGCCCGCTCCGCGCCTCTGCAACCCCGCGGGCCTCCTTCCTGGCGCGTCCAAACCTTGTCGCCGCAGATGTCAGCACAAACAGCACGATCAGGGCAGGAAAGGCGGGCCGCAGCACCGGAAGCGAAGAGAACCGCGTCCAGACCTCGGACGACTGGGCCAGCAGAAAGCAGACCGCCCAGCCCATCGCTGTCCCGCCTGGAGTAGCCGCTCGCAGCCCCCACACCAGCGCCGCAAACAGGCTGCTGAGGAGTAGCGGCCCCGACAGCGACCACAGCGGCAGGCCCAGCTTCAGCGCGGCGATAGGCGGCGCCGCTGCAGCCAAGGCCAGCAGTAGTCCGACTACCCAGGTCAACGCAGCAGATTGTCTGCCGTCCCGCGCTCTTGGGATCGCCTTATTCCAGACTTCCATTAGCAGCGTCCAAGCCTCACAGTGATTTACAATCACTCTGAGCATAGCCAACACAGCAACATAGCGGGAGCAGTTTTGTATCTAGTCCGTATCGCAGCAAAGGGAACCAACCAGCCACGGTCTAACCGACGCTCCATTCTGTCTCGGGCCCGGACCGCATCCACATTCGCTCTGGCAGTCGTCGCCCTCGGCTCTCTCGCCGGATGTGGGAACACGTACCGTCCCGTGGTGTCCTCTATCAACCCGGTCGGCCCGGCGGGTCAGCCCCAGAAGTTCGCGGTCGCCGTCTCCAGTCCCAGCTCGACGACACCAGGCATCGTTACATTCGTCGACTTTTCGGGTGATTCCGTCCTCATCACGGCAAATCTCGGGCTCGTCCCGTACTGGCTCTCGCTCAACGGCGGCGGCACCACCGGCTACACGCTCAACCAGGACGGCACCCTCACCAGCTTCGACATCTCCACCCAGCTTCAGACCAGGGATGTCCTGCAGACGACGCTGCTCTCGGGTGCGAATCCCGGAAACATCTTCGTCGACTCCAGATCGACCTACATCACGGAGCCCGGACGAAACGCCGTGGCTCAGCTTCAGGGATCGCCGTCAGCTCTCAAGCAGGAGTTTCCCATCGCCACGGGCTACTCTCCGGTTTACATCGCCGGCTTTCCCGGCTCTGCCAGGGCGTACATCATCAATCAGAGCACCTCGGGCGGCAATGGCCAGGTCGTCGCCATCGAATCGTCGAGCTCAAGCCTCTCCAACACGCTTCCTGTCGGCCACGGACCTGTCTACGGCGTTATGACCGCCGACGGCAAGCGCGCCTTCATCATGAACAAGACCGACGGAACCGTCTCGGTCATCAACGCGCAG
The Edaphobacter bradus genome window above contains:
- a CDS encoding YdcF family protein — translated: MIVPASNLRRRRSSSGWTALRRLAGIVLVVALAWSVYVYHQIAQVAHHDDAQPADAIAVFGAAEYLGRPSPVLHARLDHAVDLYRKQIAPLIITLGGGSDRDSGNTEGAVGRDYLLANGVPFGNIIAETRSTDTEQQVRRLAAIARDNNLHHVVVVSDGTHLFRIRELCSDAGLDVYTSPRPALGHISSYDLAMRYFHEIISYTMVRLHLDESWLHWVEGKEDF
- a CDS encoding DUF92 domain-containing protein translates to MEVWNKAIPRARDGRQSAALTWVVGLLLALAAAAPPIAALKLGLPLWSLSGPLLLSSLFAALVWGLRAATPGGTAMGWAVCFLLAQSSEVWTRFSSLPVLRPAFPALIVLFVLTSAATRFGRARKEARGVAEARSGRKASQIAANLGVAALFAAAGRYEGCIAALAEATADTVSSEIGQAVGGRALLITTLKPVPAGTDGGVSMWGTVAGVVAAGAIVAIGAMHHALWPNKAAVMGAACAGLLFDSLLGATVERRGWMGNDLVNFASTLFAALLAQALTR
- a CDS encoding YncE family protein — encoded protein: MYLVRIAAKGTNQPRSNRRSILSRARTASTFALAVVALGSLAGCGNTYRPVVSSINPVGPAGQPQKFAVAVSSPSSTTPGIVTFVDFSGDSVLITANLGLVPYWLSLNGGGTTGYTLNQDGTLTSFDISTQLQTRDVLQTTLLSGANPGNIFVDSRSTYITEPGRNAVAQLQGSPSALKQEFPIATGYSPVYIAGFPGSARAYIINQSTSGGNGQVVAIESSSSSLSNTLPVGHGPVYGVMTADGKRAFIMNKTDGTVSVINAQTNALDTAPAGSTNPIVVGTAPLWADLAPTLNELVVANAGDGTNPGSVSIINIPLCSASALSNNPNCDANNPVDANGFGQVLANVKVGVNPLMVAVLQDGSKAYVINQHDSTVSVINLTYNTVTATIPVPRTPNPTFIAATTGTPTGKVYVTSPTSNTMTVIRTDTDAVETTVDLQGKGVMVRVTQP